The DNA region TCACACACTTGATATCAATCCTTACCGAATTGTGTCAAGCAGAATATCTATAAAAAACGTGTAGCTCTCTGCAGGAATGTTGCCTTTGGCAAGAAAGACCTTGTTGTAGTTTCCCTCCATCAAGTactgagaaggagaaggagaaagagtaCTTAACACAGTTGAATGCTAATAGAGAATTCACAGACCAGGCATGTCTGTGGGGTTATTTTTGATCATTTTACCAACGATTTAACGATGAAGTTTGTCTgcaatgaaaaaatgtaataaaacctGGCCATTCGGAAAGTAAATATGAACTATTGGAAGCTTTCTATAGAATGAAAACTGTTTATGTATCACAGCATTCAGGAGAAGGTGAATATTATCATCTGAGTGagttaattaatttgtttgagGGAATCACTTCACTGTAATCCAGCTGCTGGTCTGCCACTAACCCCCCCGGACCTGCCTCACTGATTGACTGGTCGGACCATGACAACCTGCAACCAGTTCCTGCTTCTGCAATGACTCAACGATATGGATTTAGGGAATTGATTAAGATGAGAAGCCAAATTATTCATTTGACAGAATCAGTTCAGTAATTCAAGGGCTTTAAATTCATGCGATACTGGGAAATGCTTATAAAAGTACACTATGAAACCACAGATTTGTTATCTGACTAAGAATAAAGTGCAGTACCTGCTCTAAGGACACTGGGTGTCGGATGTAGATGTTAGTCTGAATATCTCGAGCACTCAGTCGCTCCAGTTCTGTGTGAAACTCAGACACACGGTTCTGTGAGAGCAGGAAGAGCAGGTTCAGTCCAAGCAGCTGGTGCATGTAGGCAGCTTCAGGCAGTTCATCCCTTGATGAGAAAGGTAAAAGAAGAGTGATATAAGAAGTGCTTTACATGTCACAAAATTCACAGACGTGAAGAATAAAACGGGGACATTACTTGTAATCAAAGTAGTAACATTTGAGCTGGGCCATGTATCTCTCGAAGGACGGGATGTCCTTCTTGAGGATGCTCCACAAGGCTCCGATTTCAAGGACATCCCCTGAAACACAATCACAGATCGGTATTAGAGGGATATCTTCTTAAAAACCGTGTTACTACTGAACCGTGAATGAATATGAACCCAAACTCACGAGCTAGAATGAGCTGCTGCTTGGTGAGCGCAGACCCACTGGTCGGTAAAAAGTTCAGCTCCAACAATGAA from Platichthys flesus chromosome 4, fPlaFle2.1, whole genome shotgun sequence includes:
- the psmd8 gene encoding 26S proteasome non-ATPase regulatory subunit 8; this encodes MALRETAGLYETLKGEWNKKNPNLSKCGDLLIKLKVSLLELNFLPTSGSALTKQQLILARDVLEIGALWSILKKDIPSFERYMAQLKCYYFDYKDELPEAAYMHQLLGLNLLFLLSQNRVSEFHTELERLSARDIQTNIYIRHPVSLEQYLMEGNYNKVFLAKGNIPAESYTFFIDILLDTIRDEIAGCIEKAYEQIQFAEATRVLFFSTPKKMTDYAKKRGWSLSPDGYYSFTSQQQRTEEVTIPSTELAQQVIEYARQLEMIV